One window from the genome of Candidatus Didemnitutus sp. encodes:
- a CDS encoding glycosyltransferase family 9 protein, which produces MQPTAAPRRLCLVRLSALGDVVLATALVQTLRKNFPAAQLTWITSGMTRELLLGLEGVEFITVPRPMKLGDYLALRRTLRGRDFDVLLAAQASFRANLVHACVPARRKIGFDARRARDLHGWFVGERVPPCDEHLAEGFLAFAGALGVAPENYVRSLTLPLGSMDTTAAHALVGYGRYFVINPAASKPERNWRAEHYAAVAMHVARATGWRIVLTGGAGSAEKALTDAVSAQLKDMPLPPLNLAGRTSVRTLAAVLAGAEGLLAPDTGPVHLAAAVGTPVVGLYAVARSALTGPWPERRFCVDRYADAARQFLGTAEPGWHQRVHDARAMDLITVEEVCAQVDRLIAERRGR; this is translated from the coding sequence GTGCAACCGACCGCCGCCCCGCGCCGCCTCTGCCTCGTGCGCCTCTCGGCGCTCGGCGACGTCGTGCTCGCCACCGCGCTCGTGCAGACGTTGCGGAAGAATTTTCCCGCCGCGCAACTCACCTGGATCACGAGCGGCATGACGCGCGAGCTGCTGCTCGGCCTCGAAGGCGTGGAATTCATCACCGTGCCGCGGCCGATGAAGCTGGGCGACTATCTCGCGCTGCGCCGGACGCTGCGCGGGCGCGACTTTGACGTGCTGCTCGCCGCGCAGGCGAGTTTCCGGGCGAACCTCGTGCACGCGTGCGTGCCGGCGCGCCGGAAAATCGGCTTCGATGCGCGGCGCGCGCGCGATCTGCACGGATGGTTCGTCGGCGAGCGCGTGCCGCCGTGCGACGAGCATCTCGCCGAGGGCTTCCTCGCGTTTGCCGGCGCGCTGGGCGTCGCGCCGGAGAATTATGTGCGCTCGCTCACGCTGCCCCTCGGTTCGATGGACACGACGGCGGCGCACGCGCTGGTCGGCTACGGCAGGTATTTCGTGATCAATCCCGCCGCGAGCAAGCCGGAGCGCAATTGGCGCGCCGAGCACTACGCCGCCGTCGCGATGCATGTCGCGCGGGCAACCGGCTGGCGCATCGTGCTCACGGGCGGCGCAGGCTCCGCCGAGAAGGCGCTGACGGACGCGGTGAGCGCGCAGTTGAAGGATATGCCGCTGCCTCCGCTCAATCTCGCGGGACGCACCTCGGTGCGCACGCTCGCGGCCGTGCTGGCCGGTGCCGAGGGTCTGCTCGCGCCCGACACCGGCCCGGTGCATCTCGCGGCGGCGGTCGGCACGCCGGTCGTGGGACTCTATGCGGTCGCGCGTTCGGCACTGACCGGGCCGTGGCCGGAGCGCCGGTTTTGCGTCGATCGTTACGCGGACGCCGCGCGGCAGTTCCTCGGCACCGCCGAACCCGGCTGGCACCAGCGGGTGCATGATGCGCGGGCGATGGACTTGATCACGGTCGAGGAAGTTTGCGCGCAGGTGGACCGATTGATCGCCGAACGCCGCGGGCGTTGA
- a CDS encoding glycosyltransferase family 9 protein, whose protein sequence is MRELLIIQPASLADIVHGLQVTASLKAQQPDWRVSWIVRDVFAPLVRSSSVVDQIFVFRRLGGVRGFFQLMREVRARQFDVVMDFQGLLRSGLMVKWTHAKRRLGRADAREGATLFYSEKISAPTPGPHHPLATLLQFLVAVDAQPELHGPLHFRDFGKLNLSFMEKRNGLRPVLMFPESRREDKRWPEFAQLSSLLVREAGRKVVWAGSHYLPCKEAFPDGAFVNLTGNTSLNSLAALITHAEWVISNDTGPLQLAAALGVKTLGIFGPTDPRLSGPYPLTSTSNFYIQAPVGDLRLLAARDVFARLKRRMETESGPARVPSPSARTS, encoded by the coding sequence ATGCGCGAACTGCTCATCATCCAACCCGCCTCGCTCGCCGACATCGTGCACGGCTTGCAAGTCACGGCATCGCTGAAGGCCCAACAGCCCGACTGGCGCGTGTCGTGGATCGTGCGCGACGTCTTCGCGCCGCTGGTGCGCTCGAGCAGCGTGGTGGATCAGATCTTCGTGTTCCGCCGACTCGGCGGCGTGCGCGGGTTTTTCCAGCTCATGCGCGAGGTGCGCGCGCGGCAGTTCGACGTCGTGATGGATTTCCAGGGGCTGCTCCGCTCCGGCCTGATGGTGAAATGGACGCACGCCAAGCGCCGCCTTGGCCGCGCCGACGCGCGCGAGGGCGCGACCCTGTTTTACTCGGAAAAAATCTCCGCGCCGACGCCCGGGCCGCACCACCCGTTGGCAACGCTGTTGCAGTTCCTCGTGGCCGTCGACGCACAGCCGGAGCTGCACGGTCCGCTGCACTTCCGCGATTTCGGCAAGCTGAACCTCTCGTTCATGGAGAAGCGCAACGGCCTGCGTCCGGTGCTGATGTTCCCCGAGAGCCGCCGCGAGGACAAACGCTGGCCGGAGTTCGCGCAGCTTTCGTCGCTGCTCGTGCGCGAGGCCGGCCGCAAGGTCGTGTGGGCCGGCTCGCACTACCTGCCGTGCAAGGAGGCGTTCCCCGACGGCGCGTTCGTCAACCTCACGGGCAACACCAGCCTCAACTCGCTCGCGGCGCTCATCACGCACGCCGAGTGGGTGATCTCGAACGACACCGGCCCGCTCCAACTCGCCGCGGCGCTCGGCGTGAAAACGCTCGGCATTTTCGGGCCGACCGATCCGCGGCTGTCCGGACCGTATCCGCTGACGAGCACGTCTAATTTCTACATCCAGGCGCCGGTCGGCGATCTGCGCCTGCTCGCCGCGCGCGACGTGTTCGCGCGCCTGAAGCGCCGCATGGAGACCGAGAGCGGCCCCGCGCGCGTGCCGTCCCCGTCCGCTCGGACGAGCTGA